The following coding sequences are from one Chaetodon trifascialis isolate fChaTrf1 chromosome 24, fChaTrf1.hap1, whole genome shotgun sequence window:
- the LOC139327821 gene encoding tubulin alpha-1B chain-like — MRECISIHVGQAGVQMGNTCWELYCLEHGIQPDGQMPTEKPSGGYDDSFTTFFSETGTGKYVPRAIFVDLEPTVIDEVRTGTYRQLFHPEQLISGKEDAANNYARGHYTVGKEHIDCVLDRIRKLSDQCTGLQGFLVFHSFGGGTGSGFTSLLMERLSVDFGKKSKLEFAIYPAPQVSTAVVEPYNSILTTHTTLEHSDCAFMVDNEAIYDICRRNLDIERPSYTNLNRLISQIVSSITASLRFDGALNVDLTEFQTNLVPYPRIHFPLATYAPVISAEKAYHEQLTVAEITNSCFEPANQMVKCDPRHGKYMACCLLYRGDVVPKDVNVAISNIKTKRTIQFVDWCPTGFKVGINYQPPTVVPGGDLAKVQRAVCMLSNTTAIAEAWARLDHKFDLMYAKRAFVHWYVGEGMEEGEFSEAREDMAALEKDYEEVGVDSFEEEGEEDGEEY, encoded by the exons CGTGAGTGTATCTCTATCCACGTCGGCCAGGCTGGTGTCCAGATGGGCAACACCTGCTGGGAGCTGTACTGTCTGGAACACGGCATCCAGCCTGATGGCCAAATGCCCACAGAGAAGCCCTCTGGAGGCTACGACGACTCTTTCACCACCTTCTTCAGTGAGACAGGCACCGGGAAGTACGTCCCCAGAGCCATCTTTGTCGACCTGGAGCCCACTGTGATTG ATGAGGTCCGCACTGGCACATACCGCCAGCTTTTCCACCCCGAGCAGCTGATTTCAGGAAAGGAGGATGCCGCCAACAACTACGCACGTGGTCACTACACTGTCGGAAAGGAGCACATCGACTGTGTACTCGACAGGATCCGTAAACTG TCTGACCAATGCACAGGACTGCAAGGTTTCCTGGTCTTCCACTCCTTTGGAGGAGGAACTGGTTCTGGCTTCACCTCTCTGCTGATGGAGCGCCTCTCAGTAGACTTTGGCAAGAAGTCCAAGCTGGAGTTCGCCATTTACCCAGCCCCTCAGGTGTCTACAGCTGTGGTGGAGCCGTACAACTCCATCCTGACCACCCACACCACCCTGGAGCACTCCGACTgcgccttcatggtggacaacGAGGCCATCTACGACATCTGCCGCAGGAACCTGGACATCGAGCGTCCATCGTACACCAACCTGAATCGCCTCATCAGCCAGATCGTCTCCTCTATCACTGCCTCTTTGCGCTTCGATGGCGCCTTGAACGTGGACCTGACAGAGTTCCAGACCAACCTGGTGCCCTACCCTCGTATCCACTTCCCTCTGGCCACCTATGCTCCAGTAATCTCAGCAGAGAAGGCCTACCATgagcagctcactgtggctgaaATAACCAACTCTTGCTTtgagccagccaatcagatggtgAAATGTGACCCTCGCCATGGCAAGTACATGgcctgctgcctgctgtacCGTGGTGACGTAGTGCCCAAAGACGTCAATGTGGCAATCAGCAACATCAAAACCAAGCGCACTATCCagtttgtggactggtgtccCACTGGCTTCAAGGTTGGCATCAACTACCAGCCTCCCACTGTGGTTCCAGGAGGAGACCTCGCCAAAGTTCAGAGGGCGGTGTGCATGCTGAGCAACACCACCGCCATCGCCGAGGCCTGGGCTCGACTCGACCACAAGTTCGATTTGATGTACGCCAAGAGGGCCTTCGTCCACTGGTACGTCggagaggggatggaggagggagagttcTCAGAGGCCAGAGAGGACATGGCTGCTCTGGAGAAGGATTATGAAGAGGTCGGTGTCGACTCATTCGAAGAGGAAGGCGAGGAAGATGGGGAGGAATATTAA
- the LOC139328063 gene encoding otospiralin-like: MTKRLLLSVLILLSVLLLLLPAGADEDAVDAGEEGRQKRDIPNWAMTSSDFFGWVEDLRKHGGYERIEDLARTFWAHFPSADRLGYGAHEPDE, encoded by the exons ATGACAAAGCGTCTCCTGTTGAGCGTCCtcatcctgctgtctgtcctcctgctgctgcttcctgcag GTGCAGACGAGGACGCGGTTGATGCAGGTGAAG AAGGAAGACAGAAGCGTGACATACCAAACTGGGCCATGACCTCCTCTGACTTCTTCGGATGGGTGGAGGACTTGAGGAAACACGGCGGCTACGAACGAATCGAAGACCTGGCAAGGACCTTCTGGGCTCATTTTCCCTCCGCGGACCGGCTCGGGTACGGAGCCCACGAACCGGACGAGTAG